In Dermatophilus congolensis, a genomic segment contains:
- a CDS encoding DUF349 domain-containing protein — translation MSTKNEAIAVSDIDKSAPATEQSENTTAETAVSENTNEAAQTPTPSPEAPKETAPEEVATPATAATSPALQPGIEGMPTTLSTGDAASFGRVDEDGTVYVRTPEGERPVGSYPGATAEEAIAYFARKFDEVAAVADLLYQRVTQTDLAAKEAQEGLNHLRQAVKDLHAVGDLVALDNRIETIATAIEARKTVENEQRAIARAEAIARREEIVTEAEKIAAQPENKIQWKQSSARMRELLDEWKTAQRQGTRIDRETEQGLWQRLSSSRNSFDKMRRVHFAQLGQEQAAAKARKEELVTEAEKLKDSTDWGATAGAYKRLMDRWRQAGRASRSDDDALWKRFKAAQDAFFDAKDAVSAAEEEQFKANLVVKEQLLEEANKLLPVKNVEKAKAALRLLQDKWDAAGKVPRADIDRMEKGMRRVEQAIREAGDKKWASSNPEVAARAASLAAQAEEQLAKYRKALARAEESGDAAKIAKAREALEAREQWLKQAQAGLAEFGR, via the coding sequence GTGTCTACGAAGAATGAGGCCATCGCCGTGTCCGACATCGACAAGAGCGCTCCCGCTACCGAGCAGTCCGAGAACACCACAGCGGAAACAGCTGTCTCGGAAAACACCAACGAGGCAGCGCAAACCCCCACCCCCTCGCCTGAAGCGCCGAAGGAAACCGCACCCGAAGAAGTGGCAACCCCCGCCACCGCGGCCACCTCCCCAGCACTCCAGCCCGGGATCGAGGGCATGCCGACCACACTATCCACCGGCGATGCCGCCTCCTTTGGCCGCGTCGACGAAGACGGCACCGTCTACGTCCGCACCCCCGAAGGCGAACGCCCCGTGGGCTCCTACCCCGGCGCCACCGCAGAAGAAGCAATCGCCTACTTCGCCCGCAAATTCGACGAAGTCGCAGCAGTAGCAGACCTGCTCTACCAGCGAGTCACCCAAACCGACCTCGCCGCCAAAGAAGCCCAAGAAGGCCTCAACCACCTTCGCCAAGCCGTCAAAGACCTGCACGCCGTCGGTGACCTCGTCGCCCTCGACAACCGCATCGAAACCATCGCAACCGCGATCGAAGCGCGCAAAACCGTCGAAAACGAACAACGAGCCATCGCCCGCGCCGAAGCCATCGCCCGCCGCGAAGAAATCGTCACCGAGGCCGAAAAGATCGCCGCCCAGCCCGAAAACAAAATCCAGTGGAAGCAGTCCAGCGCCCGCATGCGCGAACTGCTCGACGAATGGAAAACAGCGCAGCGGCAAGGCACCCGCATTGACCGTGAAACCGAACAAGGTCTCTGGCAGCGCCTATCCTCCTCACGCAACTCTTTCGACAAGATGCGCCGCGTCCACTTCGCCCAGCTAGGGCAAGAACAAGCCGCAGCCAAAGCACGCAAAGAAGAGCTCGTCACCGAAGCTGAAAAGCTCAAAGACAGCACAGACTGGGGAGCCACTGCAGGTGCCTACAAACGCCTCATGGACCGCTGGCGCCAAGCCGGCCGGGCTTCCCGCTCCGATGACGACGCCCTGTGGAAGCGCTTCAAAGCAGCCCAGGACGCATTCTTCGACGCCAAAGACGCCGTCAGCGCCGCCGAAGAAGAACAGTTCAAAGCCAACCTCGTGGTCAAAGAACAACTCCTCGAAGAAGCCAACAAGCTTCTGCCGGTCAAAAATGTCGAGAAAGCCAAAGCTGCACTACGCCTCCTGCAAGACAAATGGGACGCCGCAGGCAAAGTTCCACGCGCCGACATCGACCGCATGGAAAAAGGCATGCGCCGCGTAGAACAAGCCATCCGCGAAGCCGGAGACAAGAAATGGGCATCCAGTAACCCCGAGGTCGCCGCCCGCGCAGCCAGCCTCGCAGCCCAGGCAGAAGAACAACTCGCGAAATACCGCAAGGCCCTTGCCCGCGCAGAGGAAAGCGGCGACGCTGCCAAAATCGCCAAGGCACGCGAAGCCCTCGAAGCACGCGAACAATGGCTGAAACAAGCACAAGCCGGACTCGCTGAATTCGGACGCTGA
- a CDS encoding MBL fold metallo-hydrolase, whose translation MFVVGFSAQAFGTNCFVVAPDKGEECLVIDPGFGVEGQLREVVDRYRLRPVGLLATHGHLDHTYSLPVLSQQVGMPVRIHGADRYRLADPALALSADLLSMVEQQLGFGVQWVQPQDVVEVDGGQVVSLAGLEFEVVHAPGHTEGSVLFRFSGVPQGVAADVEVDHTIFSGDVLFAGSIGRTDLPGGDGQLMQRTLREVVLAQSDSGLVLPGHGPATTIGHERLTNPYLQGLHS comes from the coding sequence GTGTTTGTTGTGGGTTTTTCTGCGCAGGCTTTTGGTACTAATTGTTTTGTTGTTGCGCCGGATAAGGGTGAGGAGTGTCTCGTTATTGACCCTGGTTTTGGGGTTGAGGGTCAGTTGCGTGAGGTTGTGGATCGGTATCGGTTGCGTCCGGTGGGGTTGTTAGCCACGCATGGGCATTTGGATCACACGTATTCGTTGCCGGTGTTGTCGCAGCAGGTGGGGATGCCGGTGCGGATTCATGGGGCGGATCGGTACCGGTTGGCGGATCCGGCGTTAGCGTTGAGTGCGGATTTGTTGTCGATGGTGGAGCAGCAGTTGGGGTTTGGGGTGCAGTGGGTGCAGCCACAGGATGTGGTTGAGGTCGACGGTGGGCAGGTGGTGTCGTTGGCTGGGTTGGAGTTTGAGGTTGTGCATGCTCCGGGGCATACAGAGGGGTCGGTATTGTTTCGTTTTTCTGGGGTGCCGCAGGGGGTGGCGGCTGATGTTGAGGTGGATCACACAATTTTTAGTGGTGATGTGTTGTTTGCTGGGAGTATTGGCCGCACTGATTTGCCTGGTGGTGATGGCCAGCTGATGCAGCGGACGCTGCGTGAGGTTGTGTTGGCGCAGTCTGATTCTGGGCTTGTGTTGCCTGGTCATGGTCCAGCGACGACGATCGGGCATGAGAGATTGACTAACCCCTACCTGCAAGGACTGCACTCATGA
- the hisS gene encoding histidine--tRNA ligase — MSMKVTPISGFPEFLPADRLVEQHVLSVIAETFQLHGFANIETRAVEPVSRLLGKGGDADKEIYGVSRLSADPGDADEVDPSRRLGLHFDLTVPFSRYVLENAGKLQFPFRRYQIQKVWRGERPQDGRFREFVQADIDVVGAGELPFHYEAEMPLVIVDAFSKLPMGPFRVQVNNRKIPEGFYLGLGIAAEQVVTVLRIVDKIDKVGPEAMVAMLVEAGLSAEQADKCLALAQISSTDLSFVDRVRELGVEHPTLDSGLAELAAVVEVAAQQAPGVVAADLRIARGLDYYTGTVYETQLIGHESYGSICSGGRYDSLVSDGRTAYPGVGISIGVSRLVAKLLADGDVVVSRPTATCVLIALNQDEDRSRAMGVAAALRSRGIACEVAPKAAKFGKQIKYADRRGIPFVWFLGAEGEDGVVAPDSVKDIRSGEQVQAQAQSWSPSAQDVRPIVSARVAAVVEGA, encoded by the coding sequence ATGAGTATGAAGGTGACGCCGATTAGCGGCTTTCCAGAGTTTCTTCCTGCTGACCGTTTGGTTGAGCAGCATGTGTTGTCTGTGATCGCTGAGACGTTTCAGTTGCATGGTTTCGCGAATATTGAGACGCGTGCGGTGGAGCCGGTGTCACGGCTGCTTGGTAAGGGTGGTGATGCAGATAAAGAGATTTATGGTGTTTCGCGGTTAAGTGCTGATCCTGGTGATGCCGATGAGGTGGATCCATCTCGCCGGTTGGGTTTGCATTTTGATTTGACGGTTCCGTTTTCGCGGTATGTGTTGGAGAATGCGGGCAAGTTGCAGTTCCCGTTCCGTCGGTATCAGATTCAGAAGGTGTGGCGGGGTGAGCGGCCGCAGGATGGCCGGTTCCGTGAGTTTGTGCAGGCGGATATTGATGTGGTGGGGGCAGGGGAGCTGCCGTTCCACTATGAGGCGGAGATGCCTCTGGTGATTGTTGATGCGTTTAGTAAGTTGCCGATGGGGCCGTTCCGGGTTCAGGTCAATAACCGGAAGATTCCTGAGGGTTTTTATTTGGGGTTGGGGATTGCTGCTGAGCAGGTGGTGACGGTGCTTCGGATTGTCGACAAGATCGATAAGGTGGGGCCTGAGGCGATGGTGGCGATGCTGGTGGAGGCTGGGCTGTCTGCGGAGCAGGCGGATAAGTGTTTGGCGTTGGCTCAGATCAGTTCGACGGATTTGTCGTTTGTGGATCGGGTGCGTGAGTTGGGTGTGGAGCATCCGACTTTGGATAGTGGGCTTGCGGAGTTGGCTGCGGTGGTGGAGGTTGCTGCGCAGCAAGCTCCGGGTGTGGTGGCTGCGGATCTGCGTATTGCGCGGGGCTTGGATTACTACACGGGTACTGTGTATGAAACGCAGTTGATTGGGCATGAGTCGTATGGGTCGATTTGTTCTGGTGGCCGGTACGACTCGTTGGTTTCTGATGGTCGGACTGCGTATCCGGGTGTGGGTATTTCGATTGGTGTTTCGCGGTTGGTTGCGAAGCTACTTGCTGATGGCGATGTGGTGGTTTCGCGTCCGACGGCGACGTGTGTGTTGATTGCGCTGAATCAGGATGAGGATCGTTCGCGGGCGATGGGTGTTGCGGCGGCGTTGCGGTCGCGGGGGATCGCGTGTGAGGTTGCGCCGAAGGCCGCGAAGTTCGGTAAGCAGATCAAATACGCGGATCGTCGAGGGATTCCGTTTGTGTGGTTCTTGGGTGCGGAGGGCGAAGATGGCGTAGTTGCGCCGGATTCGGTGAAGGACATTCGCAGTGGGGAACAGGTGCAAGCGCAGGCGCAGTCGTGGTCTCCGTCGGCGCAGGATGTGCGTCCGATTGTGTCTGCCCGGGTTGCGGCCGTGGTTGAGGGGGCCTGA
- a CDS encoding site-specific tyrosine recombinase XerD: protein MRGPDLQTGPVERSGEGDGYVLLPGRVPSVERSVRVWLDHLRVERGLASNTLTAYRRDLGKYVEFLGGRGVQLLRDVRTADVVDFVSALRQGELGRVFSLASTGRILAAVRGLHAYGAAEGWCVDDPAAVVQPPAPPARLPKALSVDEVARLLQAVEVLGDGSVADVALGLRDRALLEFLYGTGARVSEATGLDVDGVDFEEGSVRLRGKGDKERIVPLGRYAVEALEAYVRRGRPVLVGAGARGGRGPGAALFLNSRGKRLSRQLAWGVITGAAQRAGLPEGIGPHTLRHSFATHLLDGGADLRVVQELLGHSSVTTTQIYTKVSMARLQEVYAGAHPRARFS, encoded by the coding sequence TTGAGGGGGCCTGACCTGCAAACGGGGCCTGTTGAGCGTTCTGGGGAGGGGGATGGGTATGTCCTCCTCCCCGGGCGTGTGCCGTCGGTAGAGCGGTCGGTGCGGGTGTGGCTGGATCATTTGCGGGTTGAACGGGGGTTGGCGTCGAATACGTTGACTGCGTATCGGCGGGATTTGGGTAAGTACGTGGAGTTTTTGGGTGGGCGTGGGGTGCAGTTGCTGCGGGATGTTCGCACCGCGGATGTGGTTGATTTTGTGTCTGCGTTGCGGCAGGGCGAGTTGGGGCGGGTGTTTTCACTGGCTTCGACGGGGCGGATTCTTGCGGCGGTGCGTGGTTTGCATGCGTATGGGGCGGCTGAGGGGTGGTGTGTGGATGATCCGGCGGCGGTGGTGCAGCCTCCTGCGCCGCCGGCGCGGTTGCCGAAGGCGTTGTCGGTGGATGAGGTGGCGCGGTTATTGCAGGCTGTTGAGGTTTTGGGTGATGGTTCGGTGGCGGATGTTGCGTTGGGGTTGCGTGACCGTGCTTTGTTGGAGTTTTTGTATGGCACTGGGGCGCGTGTATCTGAGGCAACTGGGTTGGATGTGGATGGGGTGGATTTTGAGGAGGGGTCTGTTCGGCTTCGGGGTAAGGGCGATAAGGAGCGGATAGTTCCGTTGGGACGGTATGCGGTTGAGGCGTTGGAGGCGTATGTGAGGCGTGGTCGTCCTGTGCTGGTGGGGGCGGGGGCGCGTGGGGGTCGTGGTCCTGGTGCGGCTTTGTTTCTTAATAGTCGGGGCAAGCGTCTTTCTCGGCAGTTAGCGTGGGGGGTGATTACGGGTGCTGCGCAGCGGGCGGGGTTGCCTGAGGGGATTGGCCCGCATACGTTGCGGCATTCGTTTGCGACGCATTTGCTTGATGGGGGTGCTGATTTGCGTGTGGTTCAGGAGTTGCTTGGGCATTCGAGTGTGACGACGACGCAGATTTACACGAAGGTGTCGATGGCGCGGTTGCAGGAGGTGTATGCGGGGGCGCATCCGCGGGCGCGTTTTTCCTGA
- a CDS encoding ParA family protein, which translates to MDEPLPGSECVGVGTVDLTGRVLPDFGTPAVLDRHGPARIIAVCNQKGGVGKTTTSINLGAALAELGRRVLLVDFDPQGALSVGLGVPTHDLDMTIYNLLIEKGHDVRDVVQSTSNPNMDLVPANIDLSAAEVQLVGEVAREMVLSRILRPIVDDYDVVLIDCQPSLGLLTVNALTAAHGVIIPLETEFFAMRGVALLVDTIDKVADRLNPRLKIDGILATMYDGRTLHSREVVRSVVGHFDEKVFHTVIARTVKFPDATLAAEPITAYAPSHGGSEAYRQLARELIWRGDAP; encoded by the coding sequence ATGGATGAGCCGCTGCCCGGCAGTGAGTGTGTGGGGGTGGGCACGGTTGATCTGACTGGTCGTGTCTTGCCAGATTTTGGTACGCCTGCGGTTTTGGACCGGCATGGTCCGGCGCGGATTATCGCGGTGTGTAATCAGAAGGGTGGGGTTGGGAAGACGACAACGTCGATTAATCTGGGTGCGGCGTTAGCTGAGTTGGGTCGGCGTGTGTTGTTGGTGGATTTTGATCCGCAGGGTGCGTTGTCGGTGGGGTTGGGTGTGCCGACACATGATCTTGATATGACGATTTATAACCTTCTCATTGAGAAGGGGCACGATGTGCGTGATGTCGTGCAGTCGACGAGTAATCCGAATATGGATTTGGTTCCGGCGAATATTGATTTGTCGGCGGCTGAGGTTCAGCTCGTTGGTGAGGTGGCGCGGGAGATGGTTCTTTCGCGGATTTTGCGTCCGATTGTGGATGACTATGACGTGGTTCTTATTGATTGTCAGCCGTCGTTGGGGCTGTTGACGGTGAATGCGCTGACGGCAGCGCATGGTGTGATTATTCCGTTGGAGACGGAGTTTTTCGCGATGCGCGGTGTGGCTTTGTTGGTGGACACGATTGACAAGGTTGCCGATCGGTTGAATCCGCGTCTGAAGATTGATGGGATTTTGGCGACGATGTATGACGGTCGCACGCTGCATAGTCGTGAAGTGGTCCGTAGTGTGGTGGGGCATTTTGACGAGAAGGTTTTTCACACGGTTATTGCACGGACGGTGAAGTTCCCTGATGCAACGTTGGCTGCGGAGCCTATTACGGCGTATGCGCCTTCGCATGGTGGCAGTGAGGCTTACCGCCAGCTGGCGCGTGAGCTGATTTGGCGTGGAGATGCCCCCTGA
- a CDS encoding segregation and condensation protein A: MGGSSRVPREGVNSGQQAPGGVLTRRDRPSFEVHLDVFNGPFDLLLGLISKHKLDITEIALASVTDEFIAHIRAMQAADPNWDVDVASEFLLVAATLLDIKASRLLPTPEVEDEEDFALIEARDLLFARLLQYRAYQEMSEWIAERMGAEGRAEPRRPGVDPLVSDLVPELVLGISAERFAAVAAGAMTPKAAPVVATEHLHQPSVSVAEQAAIVAERVRDGGEVSFDDLVVDAESTLVVVARFLSLLELFRSASVDFVQDAALGVLRVRWTGEAEDVCADGVVLSSFDGFEEECA, encoded by the coding sequence ATGGGGGGTAGTTCTCGCGTACCCCGTGAGGGTGTGAATTCAGGGCAGCAGGCTCCTGGTGGCGTGCTTACGCGGCGTGACCGCCCGTCTTTTGAGGTGCATTTGGATGTTTTTAATGGGCCTTTTGATTTGTTGTTGGGGTTGATTAGTAAGCACAAGCTGGATATCACTGAGATCGCCCTTGCGAGCGTGACGGATGAGTTTATTGCTCATATTCGAGCGATGCAGGCGGCTGATCCTAATTGGGATGTTGATGTCGCTTCGGAGTTTCTTTTAGTCGCGGCGACTTTGCTTGATATTAAGGCGTCGCGTTTGTTGCCGACCCCTGAGGTTGAGGATGAGGAGGATTTCGCGCTGATTGAGGCGCGGGATTTGTTGTTTGCGCGTTTGTTGCAGTATCGGGCGTATCAGGAGATGTCGGAGTGGATTGCTGAGCGGATGGGTGCTGAGGGTCGTGCTGAGCCTCGGCGTCCGGGTGTAGATCCGTTGGTTTCTGATTTGGTGCCTGAGCTTGTGTTGGGGATTTCGGCGGAACGTTTCGCGGCAGTGGCTGCCGGGGCGATGACGCCTAAAGCTGCGCCGGTGGTGGCGACGGAGCATTTGCATCAGCCGTCGGTGTCGGTGGCTGAGCAGGCTGCGATTGTGGCTGAGCGGGTTCGGGATGGGGGTGAGGTGTCGTTTGATGATTTGGTTGTCGATGCGGAGTCGACTTTGGTGGTGGTGGCGAGGTTTTTGTCGTTGTTGGAGTTGTTCCGCTCGGCGTCGGTGGATTTTGTGCAGGATGCGGCGTTGGGGGTGTTGCGGGTTCGCTGGACGGGTGAGGCGGAGGATGTCTGTGCTGATGGGGTGGTTTTGTCGTCGTTTGATGGGTTTGAGGAGGAGTGCGCGTGA
- the scpB gene encoding SMC-Scp complex subunit ScpB: MSVEAVEGVGGKDVEGEDFVVDELPGGLKAALEAVVMVVEEPVTVEQLSSALSVSSQRVEATLEELRDEYDSQGRGFSLRCTEIGWRIYSRAELGPAVEKFVLEGARARLTKAALETLAIIAYRQPVSRARISAVRGVNVDGVVRTLLSKGLITEMGLDPEHGAVLYGTTPYFLDRLGVGSLDDLPPLAPYLPEVEEVTDRLDVALDVESAADR, encoded by the coding sequence GTGAGTGTTGAGGCTGTTGAGGGGGTTGGGGGCAAGGATGTTGAGGGTGAGGATTTTGTTGTTGATGAGTTACCGGGTGGTTTGAAGGCTGCGTTGGAGGCAGTTGTCATGGTGGTGGAGGAGCCGGTGACGGTGGAGCAGTTGTCTTCGGCGTTGTCAGTGTCTTCGCAGCGTGTGGAGGCGACGCTGGAGGAGTTGCGGGATGAATATGACTCGCAGGGGCGTGGGTTTTCTTTGCGGTGCACGGAGATTGGGTGGCGTATTTATTCTCGGGCGGAGTTGGGGCCTGCGGTTGAGAAGTTTGTTTTGGAAGGGGCTAGGGCGCGGTTGACGAAGGCTGCGTTGGAGACGTTGGCGATCATTGCGTATCGGCAACCTGTTTCCCGGGCCCGCATTAGCGCTGTGCGTGGTGTGAACGTCGATGGTGTTGTGCGTACTCTTTTATCTAAAGGGTTGATCACCGAGATGGGTTTGGATCCGGAGCACGGCGCGGTGCTGTATGGGACGACGCCATATTTTTTGGATCGGTTGGGGGTTGGATCGTTGGATGATTTGCCTCCTTTGGCGCCGTATCTTCCGGAGGTCGAGGAGGTCACTGATCGTCTCGATGTGGCGTTGGATGTGGAGTCTGCCGCGGATCGGTGA
- a CDS encoding pseudouridine synthase, with translation MSGRSGSGARRSGGSAGPKRGSGYPKKSSGGGRAASAKAGRKAVRQPRRGRGDLRPDQLAPRENRAPAVDVHDPDGVRLQKLLASAGVGSRRACEALIEQGRVEVDDQVVTELGIRIDPLARRVRVDGQYINLDSSRSYYALNKPVGVVSSMDDEFGRPDISYMLFNRQERLFHVGRLDADTSGLLLLTNDGELAHRLQHPSYEVAKTYVASVPGPIPRDLGRRLREGVELEEGLIQVDSFKLIDSTPGKALVEVVLHEGKKHVVRRLLDAVGHPVLTLTRIAVGPIRLGDQKSGRLRELNGKEIADLYAAAGL, from the coding sequence ATGAGTGGGCGCAGCGGCAGTGGAGCACGGCGTAGTGGTGGGTCGGCTGGACCTAAGCGTGGCTCCGGCTACCCGAAGAAGAGTTCTGGTGGGGGGCGTGCTGCGTCTGCGAAGGCTGGCCGCAAGGCAGTGAGGCAGCCGCGTCGGGGTCGTGGTGATTTGCGTCCGGATCAGTTGGCTCCGCGGGAGAATCGCGCTCCGGCGGTGGATGTTCACGATCCGGATGGGGTGCGTTTGCAGAAGTTGTTGGCCAGCGCGGGAGTGGGATCGCGTCGGGCGTGTGAGGCGTTGATTGAGCAGGGTCGGGTGGAGGTTGATGACCAGGTTGTTACGGAGCTGGGTATTCGGATCGATCCGTTGGCTCGGCGTGTGCGGGTGGATGGTCAGTACATCAATTTGGATTCCTCGCGCTCGTACTACGCGTTGAATAAGCCTGTTGGTGTGGTGTCGTCGATGGATGATGAGTTCGGGCGTCCGGATATTTCGTACATGTTGTTTAACCGGCAGGAGCGGTTATTCCATGTTGGTCGTTTGGACGCTGACACCAGTGGCTTGTTGTTGTTGACCAATGATGGTGAGTTGGCGCATCGGTTGCAGCACCCGAGTTACGAGGTGGCTAAGACGTATGTGGCTTCGGTGCCGGGGCCGATTCCTCGGGATTTGGGGCGCCGTTTGCGTGAGGGCGTGGAGCTAGAGGAGGGCCTGATTCAGGTTGATTCGTTTAAGTTGATTGACTCGACTCCGGGTAAGGCTTTGGTTGAGGTTGTGCTTCATGAAGGCAAGAAGCACGTGGTGCGTCGTTTGTTGGATGCGGTGGGCCACCCAGTGTTGACGTTGACGCGTATTGCGGTGGGTCCGATTCGTTTGGGTGACCAAAAGAGTGGCCGGTTGCGTGAGTTGAATGGTAAGGAGATCGCTGACCTGTACGCGGCGGCGGGTTTGTAA
- a CDS encoding DsbA family protein: MTNNVTMWFDVACPYAWMTSRWLKDVQKVRDITLTFRPMSLAILNSTNDIDEEYARKMQANSGPARVFAAVHHTQPDKIDELYTAMGTLIHINGENNKEGYGAYDNVIRQALSNAQLDPTLAEAANNDTYVPILEKLHNEAMDAVGENSGCPIVQFADTRAFFGPVITDNPGGEEAGKIYDAFNAIAAFPFFFEMKRARTQTPQLPSWE; the protein is encoded by the coding sequence ATGACCAACAACGTAACTATGTGGTTCGACGTCGCCTGCCCCTACGCCTGGATGACCTCACGATGGCTCAAAGACGTACAAAAAGTACGAGACATCACCCTCACTTTTCGCCCCATGTCCCTAGCTATCCTCAACAGCACCAACGACATCGACGAAGAATACGCACGAAAAATGCAGGCCAACTCTGGTCCCGCCCGCGTCTTCGCTGCCGTGCACCACACCCAGCCAGACAAAATCGACGAGCTTTACACCGCGATGGGTACCCTCATCCACATCAACGGCGAAAATAACAAAGAAGGCTACGGCGCCTACGACAACGTCATCCGCCAAGCCCTGTCTAACGCCCAGCTCGACCCCACCCTCGCTGAAGCTGCCAACAACGACACCTACGTCCCCATTCTCGAAAAACTTCACAACGAAGCCATGGACGCCGTCGGAGAAAACAGCGGCTGCCCCATCGTCCAATTCGCAGATACGCGAGCCTTCTTCGGACCCGTCATTACCGACAACCCTGGCGGCGAAGAAGCCGGAAAAATCTACGACGCCTTCAACGCCATCGCAGCCTTCCCATTCTTCTTCGAAATGAAACGCGCCCGTACCCAAACCCCGCAGCTACCCAGCTGGGAATAA